The Temnothorax longispinosus isolate EJ_2023e chromosome 12, Tlon_JGU_v1, whole genome shotgun sequence genome includes a window with the following:
- the L(3)mbt gene encoding lethal(3)malignant brain tumor-like protein 3 isoform X1: protein MTHQMALVNFKTMEEEIVVDDIDENSTADTQHSDGTTTPVMPLLYIQQNKVRSTLSPSINQNLVSPSTQLAAIINPVNNQIVTGQNKVFIQGPSQVATSQSKQHIVIHRPINTVSTAATSQAQKHILLRKSTSTAQIVPLNTTQGNQTNAQVGKHTFAYLGTLIKPNKSRESVVIPAGALTPTQITKPKLVITPVISQLAQSTSTTSSQSQPPKHMANLILPVNIPQQSCSTKPSMFNLKINNGQLSTESKGTITVLRESKTTNSTTHPPPLHPIAKMSLLNANKGNSNSIDSIKITENPDSAVITPIPKKEDNQPEKRKKTISNILRGSTEKRLKKQNIPKSPQDSLADANYALSSPECEQDKDKKAHNDDDITLIKVIPSEDKVPKLNTNIDDDIKIEIIKTPTNVETVPDNKSEAKSNNYEETKEQLNTLNQNNTNFDATKVLDWKDGVGTLPGSNLQFRMNEFGIMEVVDEDESNKQNKDGIGDKENVCLTQNSSKTSPGIVNNTNVEKKAEDRKSRSVSADTVYHCEACGCYGLAAEFESPISCSPSCTEVIEAKKQSANRKDKDLKEVRMKKKRKRLLQEPQWPKEMDERSDEKTHDKIKLEMDEEKDAIAGMDDEIQGDSSESKYPWQRGKLGFSWPKYLEHCKAKAAPVKLFKDAFPYSKNHFRVGMKLEGIDPEHPSRYCVLTIAEVVGYRMRLHFDGYPENYDFWINADSMNIFPAGWSEKNGKKLNPPKGYTSGTFNWNAYLKICKASVAAKNLFPNKGALQTVFTTGFRVGMKLEAVDRKHSSLLCVASIAGLMDSRILVHFDSWDEVYDYWADASSPYIHPVGWSHHNGRVLMPPNNYKDPKSFTWDMYLRETGSVAAPARAFKQRPPCAFKRGMKLEAVDKRVPQLIRVATVEDVKDHLLKIKFDGWPDNHAYWVDDDSPDIHPVGWCAKTGHPLEPPLTPDNLNDRPECGTYGCRGIGHVRGPKFLTHNSASGCPYSPQNLNKSGQMPDRLNLSKNHDSHEAYDYEGEIQEKIKLEKTDRIKIEKPEKSDKLLFSDDGMLMIEKEIKQEDGDSSDKNDKSENRSENSDKSNKFKNLHSDGQTDDDEISRKRKKRHPNSEESLFTVSNVTYGDLHWSSTTAYAANIPVKQLRKELYQSVYNPGYNPLPNAPHIWAKHSNALNRVVSRQTTNPRRWSNEEVIKFIQSMPNCAEAGNVFRQNNIDGEAFLMLTQEDLVSVLRLRLGPAIKLYNSIVLLRQKAS, encoded by the exons AATGGAAGAGGAAATAGTGGTAGACGATATTGATGAAAATAGTACTGCAGATACGCAGCATAGTGATGGTACGACTACACCCGTAATGCCACTGCTGTACATCCAACAAAATAAAGTACGTTCTACTCTATCGCCAAGCATAAATCAAAATCTTGTTTCACCTAGCACCCAACTCGCTGCCATTATTAATCCGGTTAATAACCAG ATTGTGACTggacaaaataaagtatttatacAAGGACCAAGTCAGGTAGCTACGTCTCAGAGTAAACAACACATCGTCATTCATCGTCCAATAAATACTGTGAGCACTGCGGCGACTTCACAGGCtcaaaaacacattttacttAGAAAGTCGACATCTACTGCTCAGATAGTACCCTTGAATACAACGCAAGGAAATCAAACCAATGCGCAAGTGGGAAAGCATACATTTGCATATCTAGGAACTCTCATTAAGCCTAACAAGTCACGAGAATCTGTCGTTATACCTGCAG GGGCTCTAACACCAACTCAGATAACTAAGCCCAAATTAGTAATTACTCCAGTAATATCGCAATTAGCTCAATCCACAAGTACTACAAGCTCTCAGAGTCAACCTCCTAAACACATGGCGAATTTAATATTGCCAGTGAACATTCCCCAGCAAAGTTGCAGCACAAAACCTAGCATGTTCAATCTAAAAATCAATAATGGTCAACTGAGCACAGAGAGCAAAGGTACCATAACAg TGTTACGTGAGTCAAAAACGACAAACTCAACGACACATCCTCCACCGCTACATCCAATAGCAAAAATGAGTcttttaaatgcaaataagGGTAATTCTAATTCCATAGacagtataaaaattactgaaaacCCAGATTCAGCTGTTATCACGCCAATTCCGAAGAAGGAAGATAATCAACCGGAAAAGCGAAAAAAGACAATTAGCAACATATTACGAGGTTCTACTGAGAAACGGTTGAAGAAGCAGAATATCCCAAAATCTCCTCAAGACAGTCTGGCTGATGCCAATTACGCATTGAGCAGTCCAGAGTGTGAACAAGACAAAGATAAGAAGGCTCACAATGATGATGACATTacgttaataaaagttattccTAGTGAGGATAAAGTTCCAAAACTTAATACGAATATAGatgatgatataaaaattgaaataattaaaactccAACGAATGTTGAAACAGTGCCAGACAATAAGAGTGAAGCAAAGAGTAACAATTATGAGGAGACAAAAGAACAGTTGAATACTCTGAATCAGAACAATACGAATTTTGATGCAACTAAAGTTTTAGATTGGAAAGATGGTGTCGGTACTTTACCTGGAAGTAACTTACAG tttcgtATGAATGAATTTGGCATCATGGAAGTAGTAGATGAAGATGAGagtaataaacagaataaggACGGTATTGGTGACAAAGAAAATGTATGTTTAACACAAAATTCCTCAAAGACCAGCCCAGGAATCGTTAATAATACTAATGTCGAGAAAAAAG CTGAGGATAGAAAATCTAGATCGGTAAGTGCAGATACCGTGTATCATTGTGAAGCTTGTGGATGTTACGGATTGGCTGCTGAATTTGAAAGTCCAATATCGTGTAGTCCTTCCTGCACAGAAGTGATAGAGGCTAAAAAACAATCTGCAAATCGAAAGGACAAGGATCTAaa GGAAGTGCGCATGAAAAAGAAACGCAAAAGGTTATTACAAGAACCACAATGGCCAAAGGAGATGGATGAAAGGTCTGATGAAAAGAcacatgataaaataaaattggagaTGGATGAGGAAAAAGACGCGATAGCGGGTATGGATGATGAGATCCAAGGAGATTCCTCAGAATCGaag TATCCTTGGCAAAGAGGAAAGCTAGGTTTTTCATGGCCGAAGTATCTTGAACATTGTAAAGCAAAAGCGGCGCCTGTTAAGTTATTCAAAGATGCCTTTCCCTACAGTAAAAATCATTTTAGAGTTGGAATGAAATTGGAAGGTATAGATCCGGAACATCCTTCTCGATATTGTGTTCTGACTATTGCCGAGGTTGTAG GTTATCGAATGCGTTTGCATTTCGACGGTTATCCAGAAAATTATGATTTCTGGATAAATGCAGATAGCATGAATATATTTCCCGCCGGTTGGTCTGAGAAAAAcggcaaaaaattaaatccacCAAAGGGTTATACATCTGGAACTTTTAATTGGAATGCATATCTAAAAATCTGTAAAGCGTCTGTAGCAGCGAAGAATCTATTTCCGAATAAAGGCGCGCTCCAAACCGTCTTTACCACAGGATTTCGCGTGGGCATGAAGTTAGAGGCAGTGGATAGGAAGCATTCTTCATTACTTTGCGTCGCTAGCATAGCAGGTTTAATGGATTCTCGAATATTAGTCCATTTCGATTCTTGGGACGAGGTGTATGATTACTGGGCTGACGCAAGTTCGCCATATATTCATCCTGTCGGATGGTCTCATCACAATGGACGCGTCCTGATGCCACCGAATA ATTATAAGGATCCTAAATCTTTCACTTGGGATATGTATCTGAGAGAAACCGGCTCAGTGGCTGCTCCGGCAAGGGCATTTAAACAACGTCCACCATGTGCGTTTAAACGTGGTATGAAATTAGAAGCGGTAGATAAGCGGGTTCCACAGCTAATCAGAGTGGCAACGGTCGAGGATGTAAAAGACCACCT attaaagataaaattcgaTGGCTGGCCTGATAATCATGCCTATTGGGTTGACGACGATTCACCTGACATTCATCCTGTGGGCTGGTGTGCAAAAACTGGTCATCCACTGGAACCACCACTTA CACCCGATAATCTGAATGATCGACCGGAATGTGGCACATACGGCTGCCGAGGTATAGGACATGTAAGAGGACCTAAATTTCTAACACATAATTCAGCATCAGGTTGTCCGTATTCTCCccaaaatctaaataaatcgGGTCAGATGCCTGATAGACTCAACTTGTCGAAAAACCACGACTCTCACGAAGCCTATGATTATGAGGGGGAGATacaggaaaaaataaaactagagaAGACTGACCGAATAAAGATAGAAAAGCCTGAGAAGTCCGATAAACTTTTGTTCTCAGATGATGGAATGTTAATGATCGAAAAAGAGATTAAGCAGGAAGATGGAGATTCATCGGATAAGAATGACAAATCTGAAAATAGATCGGAAAATTCAGACAA ATCCAACAAGTTTAAGAATCTCCACAGCGATGGACAAACGGATGATGATGAAATTTCGAGAAAACGGAAGAAAAG acATCCAAATTCGGAAGAGTCTTTGTTTACCGTTTCCAATGTTACGTATGGCGATCTTCATTGGAGTAGTACCACCGCATATGCTGCAAATATACCGGTCAAGCAATTGCGTAAAGAGTTGTATCAATCTGTATATAATCCGGGATATAATCCTCTGCCGAATGCACCACATATATGGGCGAAACATAGCAATGCCTTAAATAGAGTAGTATCAAGGCAGACTACGAATCCGCGACGATGGTCTAATGAAGAAGTGATCAAATTTATACAGAGCATGCCTAATTGTGCCGAAGCTGGAAATGTCTTTAGGCAGAAC AATATCGATGGCGAGGCATTTTTAATGTTGACTCAAGAGGATTTGGTATCAGTACTACGTTTGCGACTCGGACCTGCGATTAAGTTGTACAATAGTATAGTTTTGCTACGTCAGAAAGCATCATAA
- the L(3)mbt gene encoding lethal(3)malignant brain tumor-like protein 3 isoform X2, which translates to MPMINATPARMEEEIVVDDIDENSTADTQHSDGTTTPVMPLLYIQQNKVRSTLSPSINQNLVSPSTQLAAIINPVNNQIVTGQNKVFIQGPSQVATSQSKQHIVIHRPINTVSTAATSQAQKHILLRKSTSTAQIVPLNTTQGNQTNAQVGKHTFAYLGTLIKPNKSRESVVIPAGALTPTQITKPKLVITPVISQLAQSTSTTSSQSQPPKHMANLILPVNIPQQSCSTKPSMFNLKINNGQLSTESKGTITVLRESKTTNSTTHPPPLHPIAKMSLLNANKGNSNSIDSIKITENPDSAVITPIPKKEDNQPEKRKKTISNILRGSTEKRLKKQNIPKSPQDSLADANYALSSPECEQDKDKKAHNDDDITLIKVIPSEDKVPKLNTNIDDDIKIEIIKTPTNVETVPDNKSEAKSNNYEETKEQLNTLNQNNTNFDATKVLDWKDGVGTLPGSNLQFRMNEFGIMEVVDEDESNKQNKDGIGDKENVCLTQNSSKTSPGIVNNTNVEKKAEDRKSRSVSADTVYHCEACGCYGLAAEFESPISCSPSCTEVIEAKKQSANRKDKDLKEVRMKKKRKRLLQEPQWPKEMDERSDEKTHDKIKLEMDEEKDAIAGMDDEIQGDSSESKYPWQRGKLGFSWPKYLEHCKAKAAPVKLFKDAFPYSKNHFRVGMKLEGIDPEHPSRYCVLTIAEVVGYRMRLHFDGYPENYDFWINADSMNIFPAGWSEKNGKKLNPPKGYTSGTFNWNAYLKICKASVAAKNLFPNKGALQTVFTTGFRVGMKLEAVDRKHSSLLCVASIAGLMDSRILVHFDSWDEVYDYWADASSPYIHPVGWSHHNGRVLMPPNNYKDPKSFTWDMYLRETGSVAAPARAFKQRPPCAFKRGMKLEAVDKRVPQLIRVATVEDVKDHLLKIKFDGWPDNHAYWVDDDSPDIHPVGWCAKTGHPLEPPLTPDNLNDRPECGTYGCRGIGHVRGPKFLTHNSASGCPYSPQNLNKSGQMPDRLNLSKNHDSHEAYDYEGEIQEKIKLEKTDRIKIEKPEKSDKLLFSDDGMLMIEKEIKQEDGDSSDKNDKSENRSENSDKSNKFKNLHSDGQTDDDEISRKRKKRHPNSEESLFTVSNVTYGDLHWSSTTAYAANIPVKQLRKELYQSVYNPGYNPLPNAPHIWAKHSNALNRVVSRQTTNPRRWSNEEVIKFIQSMPNCAEAGNVFRQNNIDGEAFLMLTQEDLVSVLRLRLGPAIKLYNSIVLLRQKAS; encoded by the exons ATGCCGATGATAAACGCTACGCCCGCTAG AATGGAAGAGGAAATAGTGGTAGACGATATTGATGAAAATAGTACTGCAGATACGCAGCATAGTGATGGTACGACTACACCCGTAATGCCACTGCTGTACATCCAACAAAATAAAGTACGTTCTACTCTATCGCCAAGCATAAATCAAAATCTTGTTTCACCTAGCACCCAACTCGCTGCCATTATTAATCCGGTTAATAACCAG ATTGTGACTggacaaaataaagtatttatacAAGGACCAAGTCAGGTAGCTACGTCTCAGAGTAAACAACACATCGTCATTCATCGTCCAATAAATACTGTGAGCACTGCGGCGACTTCACAGGCtcaaaaacacattttacttAGAAAGTCGACATCTACTGCTCAGATAGTACCCTTGAATACAACGCAAGGAAATCAAACCAATGCGCAAGTGGGAAAGCATACATTTGCATATCTAGGAACTCTCATTAAGCCTAACAAGTCACGAGAATCTGTCGTTATACCTGCAG GGGCTCTAACACCAACTCAGATAACTAAGCCCAAATTAGTAATTACTCCAGTAATATCGCAATTAGCTCAATCCACAAGTACTACAAGCTCTCAGAGTCAACCTCCTAAACACATGGCGAATTTAATATTGCCAGTGAACATTCCCCAGCAAAGTTGCAGCACAAAACCTAGCATGTTCAATCTAAAAATCAATAATGGTCAACTGAGCACAGAGAGCAAAGGTACCATAACAg TGTTACGTGAGTCAAAAACGACAAACTCAACGACACATCCTCCACCGCTACATCCAATAGCAAAAATGAGTcttttaaatgcaaataagGGTAATTCTAATTCCATAGacagtataaaaattactgaaaacCCAGATTCAGCTGTTATCACGCCAATTCCGAAGAAGGAAGATAATCAACCGGAAAAGCGAAAAAAGACAATTAGCAACATATTACGAGGTTCTACTGAGAAACGGTTGAAGAAGCAGAATATCCCAAAATCTCCTCAAGACAGTCTGGCTGATGCCAATTACGCATTGAGCAGTCCAGAGTGTGAACAAGACAAAGATAAGAAGGCTCACAATGATGATGACATTacgttaataaaagttattccTAGTGAGGATAAAGTTCCAAAACTTAATACGAATATAGatgatgatataaaaattgaaataattaaaactccAACGAATGTTGAAACAGTGCCAGACAATAAGAGTGAAGCAAAGAGTAACAATTATGAGGAGACAAAAGAACAGTTGAATACTCTGAATCAGAACAATACGAATTTTGATGCAACTAAAGTTTTAGATTGGAAAGATGGTGTCGGTACTTTACCTGGAAGTAACTTACAG tttcgtATGAATGAATTTGGCATCATGGAAGTAGTAGATGAAGATGAGagtaataaacagaataaggACGGTATTGGTGACAAAGAAAATGTATGTTTAACACAAAATTCCTCAAAGACCAGCCCAGGAATCGTTAATAATACTAATGTCGAGAAAAAAG CTGAGGATAGAAAATCTAGATCGGTAAGTGCAGATACCGTGTATCATTGTGAAGCTTGTGGATGTTACGGATTGGCTGCTGAATTTGAAAGTCCAATATCGTGTAGTCCTTCCTGCACAGAAGTGATAGAGGCTAAAAAACAATCTGCAAATCGAAAGGACAAGGATCTAaa GGAAGTGCGCATGAAAAAGAAACGCAAAAGGTTATTACAAGAACCACAATGGCCAAAGGAGATGGATGAAAGGTCTGATGAAAAGAcacatgataaaataaaattggagaTGGATGAGGAAAAAGACGCGATAGCGGGTATGGATGATGAGATCCAAGGAGATTCCTCAGAATCGaag TATCCTTGGCAAAGAGGAAAGCTAGGTTTTTCATGGCCGAAGTATCTTGAACATTGTAAAGCAAAAGCGGCGCCTGTTAAGTTATTCAAAGATGCCTTTCCCTACAGTAAAAATCATTTTAGAGTTGGAATGAAATTGGAAGGTATAGATCCGGAACATCCTTCTCGATATTGTGTTCTGACTATTGCCGAGGTTGTAG GTTATCGAATGCGTTTGCATTTCGACGGTTATCCAGAAAATTATGATTTCTGGATAAATGCAGATAGCATGAATATATTTCCCGCCGGTTGGTCTGAGAAAAAcggcaaaaaattaaatccacCAAAGGGTTATACATCTGGAACTTTTAATTGGAATGCATATCTAAAAATCTGTAAAGCGTCTGTAGCAGCGAAGAATCTATTTCCGAATAAAGGCGCGCTCCAAACCGTCTTTACCACAGGATTTCGCGTGGGCATGAAGTTAGAGGCAGTGGATAGGAAGCATTCTTCATTACTTTGCGTCGCTAGCATAGCAGGTTTAATGGATTCTCGAATATTAGTCCATTTCGATTCTTGGGACGAGGTGTATGATTACTGGGCTGACGCAAGTTCGCCATATATTCATCCTGTCGGATGGTCTCATCACAATGGACGCGTCCTGATGCCACCGAATA ATTATAAGGATCCTAAATCTTTCACTTGGGATATGTATCTGAGAGAAACCGGCTCAGTGGCTGCTCCGGCAAGGGCATTTAAACAACGTCCACCATGTGCGTTTAAACGTGGTATGAAATTAGAAGCGGTAGATAAGCGGGTTCCACAGCTAATCAGAGTGGCAACGGTCGAGGATGTAAAAGACCACCT attaaagataaaattcgaTGGCTGGCCTGATAATCATGCCTATTGGGTTGACGACGATTCACCTGACATTCATCCTGTGGGCTGGTGTGCAAAAACTGGTCATCCACTGGAACCACCACTTA CACCCGATAATCTGAATGATCGACCGGAATGTGGCACATACGGCTGCCGAGGTATAGGACATGTAAGAGGACCTAAATTTCTAACACATAATTCAGCATCAGGTTGTCCGTATTCTCCccaaaatctaaataaatcgGGTCAGATGCCTGATAGACTCAACTTGTCGAAAAACCACGACTCTCACGAAGCCTATGATTATGAGGGGGAGATacaggaaaaaataaaactagagaAGACTGACCGAATAAAGATAGAAAAGCCTGAGAAGTCCGATAAACTTTTGTTCTCAGATGATGGAATGTTAATGATCGAAAAAGAGATTAAGCAGGAAGATGGAGATTCATCGGATAAGAATGACAAATCTGAAAATAGATCGGAAAATTCAGACAA ATCCAACAAGTTTAAGAATCTCCACAGCGATGGACAAACGGATGATGATGAAATTTCGAGAAAACGGAAGAAAAG acATCCAAATTCGGAAGAGTCTTTGTTTACCGTTTCCAATGTTACGTATGGCGATCTTCATTGGAGTAGTACCACCGCATATGCTGCAAATATACCGGTCAAGCAATTGCGTAAAGAGTTGTATCAATCTGTATATAATCCGGGATATAATCCTCTGCCGAATGCACCACATATATGGGCGAAACATAGCAATGCCTTAAATAGAGTAGTATCAAGGCAGACTACGAATCCGCGACGATGGTCTAATGAAGAAGTGATCAAATTTATACAGAGCATGCCTAATTGTGCCGAAGCTGGAAATGTCTTTAGGCAGAAC AATATCGATGGCGAGGCATTTTTAATGTTGACTCAAGAGGATTTGGTATCAGTACTACGTTTGCGACTCGGACCTGCGATTAAGTTGTACAATAGTATAGTTTTGCTACGTCAGAAAGCATCATAA